In the genome of Peromyscus eremicus chromosome 1, PerEre_H2_v1, whole genome shotgun sequence, the window TTAGGAGTGGGGAAGTAGAGCCTTAGAGGTTAGGGACTTTGGAAGTGTAAGAGCAAGTTTAGGTGTAAGATTTTGGGGATCATTTGTGGCAGTAGCAATTAACAATTCCTGAGAATTTGGAAATCAAGTTCGCCAATTTTGGCCATTGATTCATGCTGAGGCCAAGATGTTATAATAAAGTCTGAGtccatggaggaagagagagagggtcgCAAAGTGGAACACTGTGAGACTGTGTTCCAAGGGGAGGCTGAGAGTCGAAGtgagctgcaggactgtgggaggAAACAGAGATAGCACAGTGGTTCTGCAGTCTGGCTGCAAGGTGAGGACAGGAAGgagcagaagagaagggaggtgtTCACGTAGGTCAGCAGGCTGCAAGAGCCAGAGCCACATGGAGAGTACAGCAGGCTAGTGCTTAAACTGTGGGTCTctcaggctgctgggagaggggaatgagcaggagagaagtcCACATGGTTACAGTAGGCTGCAGAAGCCAGACAAGCACACATGTCAGACTCTAACATTTGGAAACATGTTAGTCACAGACAAATGTAGTACAGTAAGTACATACCTTACTGAAGGTTAGATCAGCAGATACTGCAGGGAAGAACTGGTGTGTGCTGAGCAAGATGAAGCTGGCCTCTCTGACTCCCATGTTGCAGCAAACATAGACAGGAAATTTATGAAGtttagagagggagagcagacagaaacaaGCAGGTCTTGgagcaaagacaaagaaagaaagtggagaattctTTCTTGGTTCCCTGGCAGCTTGGTCCAAGGTATGCTGAGGCCAGATTTGATTTGAAAGGAGTGGTCAGTGGATCTCCAAAAGACATCCCAATTGGTGAGAGGAGGTGTGTATGATAGTTCCCAAAGGTGAGACAGAGAGAAGTTCAAAACCTGAGAGCCAGAGGTGTCCCCAGGACTCAGAGGAGGGCCAAACAGAGCAGGCACAGGCTATTCAGTATGGTGTTACACAAGAATGGGGCTAAGAGCTCCGAGCCTGAGAGACACAGTCACCTAGTACCAGGACTTCGAGAAAAgccagaaggggaggagaggacgGAAGCCTCACATCCAGGGGAATGGTCAGAGGCAGGTGACCCCGCCAGAGACTCATTGCCAGTATTGAGTGGAGGCAAAGCTGTGGGTGAACGAGAAAGCAGGTCTATTGTAGGTGGAAGAGAGTGGAGCTATTGCAAATTGATAGGGTCCCAGCATGGCCATATTAAATGCCAGGAGAGCCTGTTGTCTCGGCACCaatgaaaggataaataaaaagaaagcgaGGCGATAGTGGGTACCTTTCGGCAGGCAGTGCCAAGGTATGCCACTGAGCAAACACACCACTCCCAacagagttagtgcaagaggtttattgggggagggggagagcgtCAGTGTGAAAGGCCAAGTCGGAGTGGGGGCTTGACAGAGGCAAacagacaagaggaagagaagcaagagagaaaagtagaggcaggagaggaaaggagagacaaggagaaagagGCAAAAGAAATGGGAGACAAGAGGTAAAAAGAGAGTAAGCTGTGCCTGATGGCTTTTAAAGGGTGTGCATGTTGCACAGCTGACAGTGGAAAGGTACCTGGTGACAGGTGGTGACGGAACTGCTTTGGcgacagaggcaggctgctgctgATTCTGCTGCAGTGGCAGAAACTAACATTCctctcttttgtttattataagaAGGTGAGGAAGTAGGCTTGGGTGATATATTGGAATTCTAATGAAAGAAGCAGAGTATAAGAccccagtttgtttgtttggttggttttctgtttgAGAGAGTTCACTTAATGAAAAGGGGACATGTATCTTGACCAGGCCATCCACCCTGGCAACCTCCCACAAAGGGAGAACTGTGGCCAGGTTAGGCTGGCTAGAGAGAGGTAAAGGGGGGTCCCACAATAGTAGGAGTAACAGGGGGACTGAAGGCTGCTGGTAGAGTGAAAGTGGGTGCCAGTGGGATGGTTAGAGTGAATCATTGCTGGAGAGGAGACTGAAGGAGCTGGCAGAGGAGGAGTTGTGCATTGAGGTTGGTAAGGTGGAGGCTCGTTAGCAGGGTCAAGAGTAGTGGAGGCTTGTTAGCAGGGTCAAGAGTAGTGGAGGCTTGTTAGCAGGGTCAAGAGTAGTGGAGGCTTGTTAGCAGGGTCAAGAGTAGTGGAGGCTTGTTAGCAGGGTTAAGAGTAGTGGAGGCTTGTTAGCAGGGTCAAGAGTAGTGGAGGTTCCTCTATTTCAGGCCTCAGAGCTAGTAGTAGTTgagtgggggaagaggaagaacagagtgAGGGCTTGGCGTGAAGATGAGAGAAAGTTTGGACACAGGGTACCCCCTGCCATCTACCTGATTACTGGCAGAAGTTGCAAAGTCTAGGATGCTGGTAGGTGGCCATCTGAATTGATTATCTGAGGGATATTGGGGCCAGATTTGACTGAAAGGCAGATAAGTTTAAAAGCCCTTAAGTCAGGTGCTAGGTGTTTGAGGTTTTCCAAAAGATATCCAGGGGGAGCTTGGAGGTATGGTGGAGGATGAAGTTCCCATGAGTGAGGTAGAGGAAGAAGATCCAAAGCCTGAATGTCCTGGCATCCCAGGGATCCAGGAAGGATTGGATTGAGTGGGCACGAGCTGTCCAGTGAGTCATCATGCACTGAGCAGGGGCCAAGGGCTAAGAGTCCAAGTGAGACTGTGGCTGGGGGTTCCTCCACCTCCGAGAATATCAGAGGGGTGCTAGACACTCAACagtctcttccccagatccaggGAAGTGTTTATGCTGACCAGGAGAAGGGGGACTTACCAGTTGTTGCTGGTGTTGGGTGAAGTGCTCAGTGATGGGTTAATTGGAAAGTGTAGGTAGACTGGTATGTCTCAGACTGCCGGTGGGCAGGAGGAGTCATCAGGAGGACCTGCCAGAGTCACAGCACCAATGGAATAGTTTAATGGCAGAAGGCGACATTGGAGCCATGGGGCACCACAAAGTCACAGCATGCAACGGAGCTCATGTGGGAGATTTATTGGGGGGAGGTGCAGAGGCGGCCTCTGAGTgagagcagaaggaaagagagacctgctcccaacattcttatcttccaagctcctacaaaCCATCCCACTGAGGTTTcagcactcaatggcttttctagccctaAGTTCCAAATTCCTTCCATAATCCTTCCCCGAACATGCTCAGGTTTGTCACAGCACTACCCCACTATGCTGGTATgaatttgtcttagggtttctattgccgcaatgaaacaccatgaccaaaaagcaagttggggaggaaagggtttatttggcttacccttcagcattgctgttcatcactgaaggaagtcaggacaggaactcaaacaaggtgggatcccagaagcaggagctgatgtagaggccatggaggggtgttgcttactggcttgcttcccctggtttgctcagcctgctttcttacagaacccaggaccaccagcccagggatggtaccacccaccatgggctgggccctcccccattaatcactaaatgagaaaatgccttacagctggatcttatagaggcatttcctcaactgaggctccttccactctgatgactctagcttgtgtcaagttgacacaaaccagCCAATACAACacttctgtcttagagtttcaattgctgtgaagagacatcatgaccacggcaaaACTCTTACAAGGTAAACATTttattgaggtggctcacttacagtttcagaggttcagtccgttatcatcatggcagggagcatggcagcgtgtgGTGCTTggtacatcttgatcagaaggcaacaggaagtgggctttgacactgggtggtatcttgagcatatatgagacctcagagcccaccccacaatgacacacttcccccgaaaggccacaccttctaatagtgccactccctataagattGTGGAGGCCAGTTACGTTCAAGCTACCACAGTCCTTCTGAACTAGAAGACTAGGGAAGTGGAGTAGGAGTCCTGGCAATTTTAAAGGTATGTCCCATAAGTCATGTAAGTTAACATAAAGACTTCTTTTAAAGGAGGCGGGGTTGCTGGGTTTTTTTCTCCTTGAGGAAAAAAGTATGCATAGATCTGTGAACATAAACTTTGAAACATACTGTTGATAAAATCTTTATTATGTGgggaatatttctttttttccaagtgcCAGCTGAAACTGTAATGGTTTTCATACTAAATAGAATCTGTGTTGTCACAAGTTGTTGCTAATGAATTCTTAAGCCTTATTTCAGTTCTTAGGTTTCTTTATAGATTTTACTAACCTATTATACAAGTATGAATTTctgaaaagcattttattttttgtatcaaTTCCCATATCCGATGGACAAACATAAAATGTCTTATAAGTGAGCTACTCTTGCAGtttctcccatttctctcttGAACAGGTGAGAAACCTCACAGGTGTCATTTATGTCCATTTGCATCTGCTTATGAGCGCCATCTGGAAGCCCACATGCGTTCACATACTGGGGAAAAACCATACAAATGTGAATTGTGTTCCTTCCGCTGCAGTGACCGAAGTAACCTGTCCCACCATCGAAGGCGCAAACATAAAATGGTACCAATTAAAGGTACCAGGTCTTCCTTAAGCAGTAAGAAAATGTGGGGGGTTTTACAGAAGAAGACAAGCAATCTGGGATATAGCagaagagcactcatcaacttaAGTCCACCTTCCATGGTGGTCCAGAAACCAGACTACCTTAATGATTTTACCCACGAAATCCCAAATATTCAGACTGACTCCTATGAAACTTTGGCGAAAACTACACCAACTGGTGGCCTGCCAAGGGACCCCCAAGAACTCATGGTTGACAACCCTTTGAATCAGCTCTCTACTTTAGCAGGACAGTTGTCCAGCTTGCCACCGGAAAACCAAAACCCTGCCTCCCCTGATGTAGTTCCCTGCCCCGATGAAAAGCCTTTCATGATTCAGCAGCCCTCTGCCCAAGCAGTCGTCTCTGCTGTGTCGGCAAGTATTCCTCAGAGCTCCTCCCCCACAAGCCCAGAGCCTCGGCCATCGCACAGTCAGAGGAACTACAGTCCAGTGGCAGGGCCCAGCAGTGAACCAAGTGCCCACACCAGTACCCCCAGCATAGGAAACAGCCAGCCAAGCACTCCAGCTCCAACCCTGCCGGTCCAGGATCCTCAGCTTCTACACCACTGCCAGCACTGTGACATGTACTTTGCAGACAATATCCTTTACACTATTCACATGGGATGCCATGGGTATGAAAATCCTTTTCAGTGTAATATATGTGGATGCAAATGTAAAAACAAGTATGATTTTGCCTGTCATTTTGCAAGAGGGCAACATAACCAGCACTGAACACAATCAACATTGTTCTCACTTGGTTCGGCCTTTGGGGGTTTTGTAGTTTGGTCTTTAGTTTTGATCATCCCTAATACAGTAtctcttaatttaaaatttatatattctaTTCATAAAATAGTAATTTGATAGTGAAAAAGGGTTTCGTTAACTTTTCATAAAAGTCTGGTCAGGGTTATTTATGCATTAGTTAGTTAGATGCATTGATATCTTTTTCATTTAGACATGTAAGAGTTGAAGTACAGTTGGAATCTTACCAGGTGTTCAGTTTCCTACACTTGTCCATAGGACTCCCAGGGTTATCTGTACtcatgataaatatatatatatatactacagCTAAATAGTCTTTCTGCCATATTTCAAAATGGCACAATAAACTTCTCGTAAAACCTTTTACAACATTTCAGTGTTTATAGAGAAACTGCCTTTAGATTTGCTCTTAATTAAAATGCTATTTTCATTCACTTAAGTTGAATTTGTTTCATTTCAACCAAAAACAGTACAGTTATTTCAGTGTAATAAATCTTTCTCTTCAAGGGGaaatacaaaataattcttttcaaatttaaattataaaaatgcaaGTCCTGGAAGTTGAAATTTGGGGCTAAGTTGAAAATTGTGTTTGATATTGGAGATATCTGTTCATTTAATGTCTAGTTTAAACATGTtaacttttcattgtttttatatatatttctaactATTGTTTTAAAGCCACAGGTAAATATATCAGAGTGCTAGATGCCTTTTCAATCTGAATCTTCCACTGAAATTCTGCACTCAGCTATTATTGGTGTCAGGTAAGACTGACACCCACACTGATAATCTTATTCTTCCTAGTCTTTGATGACCAAAGAGGAAGTGGGGTTCATCTGTCTTATTAAGATGCTTCAAAACTATCTCCAAagtttcttttctgccttctgcccATAATTTCCAAGAAAGGTGGGTATAGAAACCCAGAACAATGTGATAAGGAAGAAATGgctatgaaaatgaaaacatgccCAAACAGATCCTACTTTCAAGTCTCTGCGGAGTAGGCCATGTAAGGTTACAGTGGGACCGTCACCACAGTGGGAAAGGATAAAAAATTAACACAAAGCACATTTAAATGTGACATTTAATTTGTTGATAATTAGAGGTTCGTTTGAcctaggaagctgttttttgtATTGTGTAATGAGCTTACTCTGAGGAGGACCTGGCAGAACAATAAAACACTGTCACTTCCTCTTGGTTTCTGTGCACTTTGcaagattttcatttttaatttggttaatattttaaaaatattcctaatTGGCTTCTTAAAGAAATATCCTGTCAAGGATTTATTAACCAAAAATGCCTCTTACAGTAAATAAGAGGGAAATTGATGGTGTCTACCCATTAAGCCCCAAGTGCCCTGTTAATGGATCTGTGCCCTCCCTCCCAGCACTCGAAAGCCATTCAGAGGGTGCCTGTGCTTGCTTTACCAGTGTTGGCTCATCCTGACTGCACTGTTAAAGCATAGCACCGAAGACACTTTCTCTTGTGACCCTAACTTTCTAGAAAGTGAGTTTGGTCTGTTGCTTAAATCACTCACTGGTTAGATTAGTTTTAGTGCAACACTTTCTAAATACATAACTTGACTTTAGTGATTATCAGCTGCCAGGAGACAGGTTGTTGTTTGGAAACtttgctatttttaaagtttgatcCAACTAAAAGCAATACCCCCAGATAGACAATGAAAGCTTccctgagagaggaagaagcccagtgtggtgctgtgtacctgtagtcccagctgctTGGGAAGCCGCGGCAGGAAGATGGCTAGAGCACAGAGTTCCCTGCCAGGCTGGGCATCCCTGCAGTCTCAGAAGCCAAATGCTCACCTTAAAGCCAGCTTTATCATCTTTACACTCTGGGCCAAACAGTGACATATGCATCCTGTTTTCCTAACAACTAAAGATGAATGTGTTGAAAGTACATTTCACTTTAAACATGGAAAAGACTTTTCATAATTACaagctagaaggaaaaaaatcctaaTTTTCTAATACCATAAAGAGCACAGTTGGTCTTCCAAAGGTGTTGATGTGTAAAGCTACAAATAAATGCACTAAAATTTTGAAGCAAATCTACCTTAGAAACTTTTTTGAAATTGTACTTTTAAAGATTTAGGATTTTGCTTAAATATTCTGAGTTAAATTCTGTATTAGGAAAGATGTTAGATTCTTtccttaaatattaaatatgttcctcattttatttttaaccaaatgttttatagaaatgagttgagAAAAGTTTAACATGCACTATTTATAGTACTTTGCCATTAACAGGCAATGTTCTGaaactaaatttatttttgttcagtGAACATAagtttagatttttaaagttgGTAACTTATCTCcactaatatttttttaagaaactgtGAAGAGACTAACggaataattttatttcagattttacTAATGTAATGTGTAGCTACAACTTCTTGACATTCAAGTGAAGACtagacttttattttgaaatttttccatTGGGTAGTTCTAGTGCtgtttcattttagaaatgtgTTTGCCATTCATCTGCAGAATTATTTGACAAAGGGAATATtacttaaaaagagaaacaaaaaataaacagaagtaacTCTTTTAAGTTCTGCAAAAATACTTATCAAATGAAGAATtattagaaaaaattaaattccCTGCTAAAGATGTTTTCATTAGTCTTAGGGGGTAGGCATATGCTTTCTAGAACTTGTTTTTGTTGATGCCTGGATGTATGGGACATGTTGTCTACACAAGGTGTAAATCTTGAATTATAGTTGTAAGGTACATTATATTATTTAGGGATCAAGAAAGCAGTTTCATGCTGAAGTAACTATATCTAGTATGTAGTtcctattgtgaataatgctttGCTTTtgtaatatatgaataaaaaaaataacactttctaatgactttgatttttttaaaactagaatCAAATtgacttttttaaataatttgtgatacataaaatattaataaaggaTTTTATGGCTGGCTGGTTTGAATTTCTAGAGTCCATTATGGAAAGAGTTATGAGTTTACAACAAAAGAGCTCTATAGGTCTAAACTCATTTCTAATTGTCatggtttgagtgagaaatgtGCCCTGTAGGCTCTTCTGTTGTTCACTTGGTTGGCAGTCAGAAGCTTGGTTTTCTAGACCCTTGGGGATGCAGCACTTCTTGGTGGAAGTAGTCACTAGGCCAGGCCTTGAAGGTTTTATCTGCCTCGGATTCTGGTCTAGAGCTCTGCTTCCTTGTCCACAGTGTGAGAGACGACAGTCACAAACTTCTGCCACTGTGCACACAGCCAGTCCAgcagccatgccttccccaccagaTGTCCACCTCCTGAAGCTATGAGCTCAAATAAATCAGTCCTCCTTCAAGGGGTTTTCTGTCAGGTATTTCGTCATAGTTGTAAGCCAGTAACTAATACATTCCTCATTACTCAAATCAGCTTAACCTGCTGTACCCTCCAGTATGGCACATCAGTGGGGAAGGCTGCCTCTTACATCAGGTATCTATGTCACATTTAACAAGCAGCTCTCTGAAGTAATTTCTAGCATGTAAATCGAACTTTGAAAATAGacattttgggttgtttttttatgTTCAGAATGGTCTTTGGCAGTTCACAGTATTGGTCTAGAAAACACCCAGCCATACAAAATGGTTTGCAAAAGTTTACCCAAGTCAGACATTTGATTAGAAATTCAGAAAGTTTAatgttgctttgaaaaatacTTCTGCACAACAGTATCTCTCTcatcacaaaaagaagaaataacatctGATAAGTCGGTGGTTTGctgaaagcacagatattttctGTTTCCTCGTCTTAGGTCTTCCAAAAAATCTGCTTTGAGCTTGTTAAGTTCTTCTGCTAGACGCTTCAAGTTATTAAGAGGTATTTGCCCATCTAAAATCAAAGATATTCTCAGATTATTGCTGTAAGCCTGTCTGAGCTGCCATCTGATTACATCAAACAGGCCAGATTCTCCAATAAACAATCAGGATGCATTGTAATAATTTATGGACAAGAAATAATATTAATGTGATCTAGAGAAGTCATCTAAAACAAGAGCCATAGGCAGTTTAATTAATCTGGTATATGAGCAGAAAAAGACAAACCTGAaaggatatatatttttaagattttatttttatattttatatttgaatgtttttcctgcatgtatatatgtgcaccactaccatgcctaatgctcacagaggccaaaagagggcataaGATCTCTCAttcttggagttatagatggttgtgaaccaccatgtcagtgctgggaactgaacacaggtcttctgcaaaaaatagcaagtgctcttaactactgacccatctttctagcccccccTAAAaggttgtttttgtgttttttgtttggttgcctgtttttttgagacatcactgtgtagcactggctggcctggacttcACTACGTAGATCAAGCTGACCCTAAACTCACATAGCTGgcatgcttctgcctctcaagtgccaggattaaaggcttgcagtGCCACAGTGGACTATTTTTGAGCCAAGGTACCTATTTTACCATCTCttgctttgaaaaataaaatgacaatttggatttttaaagctGATAAATAATACATTTGAACAGTTGTCCCAAGTAACTTTTCTATGATGATGGAAATGTGCTACCAGGCACTGCCATATGGGTAGTGTTACTGAGCATCTGAAAttagctttattgagatataactCACCATAAATGTATCAAAATGTAATGGTTTAACTTGCATAGTGGCatttcaatcccagtactggggaggcagaggcaggtagatatgtgagttcaggccagcctagtctacaaagagttccaggacagccagagctaccctgtctccaaaaaaaaaagggcttTTAGAATATTCACATATGTGCAATCATCAGCACAgttaattttagaacattttcacaacattaaaagcaaaacctctgGCAGTTGCCCTTCTCTACCCCACTTCTCTACCCACCACTACCCTTTTGTTGTGATTTCCAGTTCTGGATATTCATATGACTACTTTTAGTTTGGATGTTTTCAAGGTTCCCCATGTTCTATCCTGATCAGTATTTTAGTCCTGTTTACAGCTACACAACATTCCACTGTATGAGCGACCTCATTGTATTTATCCATTTGTCAGGTGCTGGCGGTTGGGGTGTTTCTACCTTTTGGCTATCATGAATAGTTCTGCTATAAACTGGCTTTGTATCAacattatgttttcatttctctcaaaCCTATCACCATGGAGCAGAATAGCTGGGCCACATGGTAATGACATTAGAAggactgcctggctgtttccaaagcAGCAGGATCATTTTATATTTCCATCAGTATGATGGGAAGGTTGATTTGTCCACATCCTCAACAAGTCTTGGACCTTCTCGTTCTGGCCATTCTAATGGCTGTTAATTGCTATCTCCTATGGTTTTGATCTGTATTTTGCTGGTTACTAAATTTTAAACACGTCTTCATTTGAATATTGGTCATCTCTGTATCTCCCTTGGGAAAAAGATGTCTATGTAGATATTTGTCCATTTTAAGGTTGGTTTACCAGTATGTTACTGCATAGTAAAgagttctctatatatttatatttatatattcaagtTTCTCATGAAATATTTGCAAGAGTTTCATCCCATGTGAGGGCTGTCATCTCACTTTCTTGATGGCAGAGAAATggaattttcagttttattcaaGCACACATTTAGAAACTAGTACTCACTCCTCTGCCCTCCAGAAAAGTCTCCATTTTCCCAGTGGGTAGGAGTGCTGAGTGATTTGGGCATAAAACAGAACAAGAggcaaatggctgagaaaaaGCTAGAATGGCTTCTGCTCTGTTCTAATTTACACTAGCATTTCTGTTCCAATCCTGTGTTAGAAGTTTTGGATTGTAATTTATTAATGAGTGGCAACAGGTAttctaaaatgagaaaataaaacattccatTAAATATGAAGAGGTGTTTGTGAAACTTGTTTCCAAATGTGCCTGCATTTATACACTGTATCACACACCATTTCTGACGTAAAAATCTATGTATGCTCATGGATAAAGAGAATGTGAAAACTATGGTGTGGTTAACACACCGTCCTTTTCAGTGTCCCCAGCTGTTATGAA includes:
- the Ikzf5 gene encoding zinc finger protein Pegasus, which codes for MGEKKPEPLDFVKDFQEYLTQQTHHVNMISGSVSGDKEAEPLQGAGTDGDQNGLDHPSVEVSLDENSGMLVDGFERTFDGKLKCRYCNYASKGTARLIEHIRIHTGEKPHRCHLCPFASAYERHLEAHMRSHTGEKPYKCELCSFRCSDRSNLSHHRRRKHKMVPIKGTRSSLSSKKMWGVLQKKTSNLGYSRRALINLSPPSMVVQKPDYLNDFTHEIPNIQTDSYETLAKTTPTGGLPRDPQELMVDNPLNQLSTLAGQLSSLPPENQNPASPDVVPCPDEKPFMIQQPSAQAVVSAVSASIPQSSSPTSPEPRPSHSQRNYSPVAGPSSEPSAHTSTPSIGNSQPSTPAPTLPVQDPQLLHHCQHCDMYFADNILYTIHMGCHGYENPFQCNICGCKCKNKYDFACHFARGQHNQH